One Betta splendens chromosome 16, fBetSpl5.4, whole genome shotgun sequence genomic window carries:
- the fhl3a gene encoding four and a half LIM domains protein 3 yields MADRFDCDNCKESLYGRKYIQSDDSPYCIPCYDSLFSNTCDECKELIGHDARELFYEDRHYHEHCFRCFRCDRSLADEPFTSQDDALLCNDCYCNEFSSKCVACDKIVMPGTRKLEYAGSTWHEGCFICHSCGQPIGSKSFIPDKDDHYCVPCYEEKFAPRCTRCKKTLAKGGVTYRDEPWHKECFVCTSCKTQLAGQHFTSRDDSPYCLKCFGNLYAKKCEACGKPITGFGGGKYISFEDRQWHQPCFTCSQCSVSLVGAGFFPDGDRILCRDCHSNL; encoded by the exons ATGGCCGACCGCTTCGACTGTGACAACTGCAAAGAGTCGCTGTACGGCCGCAAGTACATCCAGTCGGACGACAGCCCGTACTGCATCCCCTGTTACGACAGCCTGTTCTCCAACACGTGTGACGAGTGCAAAGAGCTCATTGGCCACGACGCGCGG GAGCTCTTTTACGAGGACCGGCATTATCATGAGCACTGCTTCCGCTGCTTCCGCTGCGATCGCTCCCTGGCAGACGAGCCCTTCACCAGCCAGGACGACGCCTTGCTCTGCAACGACTGCTACTGCAACGAGTTCTCGTCCAAGTGTGTAGCCTGTGACAAAATCGTCATGCCAG GCACAAGGAAGCTGGAGTACGCAGGCTCCACGTGGCACGAGGGCTGTTTCATCTGCCACAGCTGTGGTCAACCCATCGGCTCCAAGTCCTTCATCCCCGACAAAGACGACCACTACTGCGTGCCCTGCTATGAGGAAAAGTTCGCCCCGCGCTGCACGCGCTGTAAAAAG ACGCTGGCCAAGGGCGGCGTGACCTACCGGGACGAGCCGTGGCATAAGGAGTGCTTCGTGTGCACCAGCTGTAAGACGCAGCTGGCCGGGCAGCACTTCACCTCCAGGGACGACAGCCCGTACTGCCTCAAGTGCTTCGGCAACCTGTACGCCAAGAAGTGCGAGGCCTGTGGCAAGCCCATAACAG GCTTCGGCGGAGGGAAGTACATCTCGTTTGAGGACCGCCAGTGGCACCAGCCGTGCTTCacctgctcccagtgctccgTTTCACTGGTGGGCGCCGGCTTCTTCCCTGACGGAGACCGGATCCTGTGCCGCGACTGCCACAGCAATCTATAG